From a single Vibrio toranzoniae genomic region:
- a CDS encoding outer membrane beta-barrel protein, which translates to MSKWKLSLVSTVFVFSPSLWAETHSVNILDYNHIYATAHSGSLNEDAGGNNNASSFGLGASYAVTDDWLLLADYNARFIHPDKSTTRIDTLMPGVGYRYSIKKDLDIVASYLLGITKGESELNGSNKTLESDTEFIQGVKAELNYGFAKRWIANGSVQVKRSDLFDEEIYHLGLRYLVTNKFAIGGSYQHRDGEGSKGGSERTNELGVEFFLEY; encoded by the coding sequence ATGTCGAAGTGGAAGCTTAGTTTGGTATCTACCGTTTTTGTGTTTTCTCCAAGTTTGTGGGCAGAAACTCATAGTGTGAACATTCTTGATTATAACCATATCTATGCCACGGCGCATTCCGGGAGCTTAAATGAAGATGCTGGTGGAAATAACAACGCTTCGTCGTTTGGATTGGGTGCCAGTTATGCGGTGACGGATGATTGGTTGTTGTTGGCCGACTATAATGCACGTTTCATCCACCCTGATAAAAGTACCACTCGAATTGATACTTTAATGCCGGGTGTTGGCTATCGTTACAGCATTAAGAAAGACCTCGATATTGTGGCTTCTTATCTACTTGGTATTACTAAGGGAGAAAGTGAACTTAACGGCAGTAATAAAACATTAGAGTCAGATACCGAGTTTATCCAAGGGGTAAAAGCTGAGCTTAATTATGGTTTTGCTAAACGATGGATTGCAAACGGTAGTGTGCAAGTAAAACGCAGTGATTTGTTCGATGAAGAGATCTATCACCTAGGTTTGCGCTATCTCGTGACCAATAAGTTTGCGATTGGCGGCTCTTACCAGCACCGAGATGGTGAGGGGAGTAAAGGTGGAAGCGAGAGGACGAATGAGCTAGGTGTAGAGTTTTTCCTTGAGTACTAA
- a CDS encoding amino acid aminotransferase, with protein sequence MFEKVLAAPADPILGLTEEFKKDSRAEKINLGVGIYKNEDGQTPVLKTVKKAEAALLESEKTKSYLTIEGTAEYGLAVQKLLFGSDAEIVTSQRAKTAQAPGGTGALRVAGEFIKRQLGDVKIWISNPTWANHNGVFAAAGIETAQYSYYNAETKDKDFAGMVADLEKASEGDIVLLHGCCHNPTGIDPTTEEWEVLAKLVAEKKLLPLFDFAYQGFARGVEEDAAGLRIFAQYNKEILVASSFSKNFGLYNERVGAFTLVAESADVATTAFSQVKSIIRSIYSNPPAHGSAVVTHILGDADLRAEWEAEVAEMRDRIQEMRELFVTTLKSEGVDADFTFIERQNGMFSFSGLSKEQVTRLKDEFAIYIVGSGRISVAGMTKSNMAPLCKGIAAVL encoded by the coding sequence ATGTTTGAAAAAGTGTTAGCTGCTCCCGCCGATCCTATCCTCGGCCTTACTGAAGAGTTTAAAAAAGACTCTCGTGCAGAGAAAATCAACCTTGGTGTTGGCATCTACAAAAATGAAGATGGTCAAACACCTGTGCTTAAAACAGTAAAGAAAGCAGAAGCTGCACTTCTTGAAAGCGAAAAAACCAAATCTTACCTAACAATTGAAGGTACAGCTGAATACGGTCTAGCGGTTCAGAAACTTCTTTTCGGTTCAGATGCAGAGATCGTAACGTCTCAACGCGCTAAAACAGCACAAGCTCCAGGCGGTACAGGTGCACTTCGCGTAGCGGGTGAATTCATCAAGCGCCAACTGGGTGACGTGAAAATCTGGATCAGTAACCCAACTTGGGCTAACCACAACGGTGTTTTCGCTGCTGCAGGTATCGAGACAGCCCAATACAGCTACTACAACGCTGAAACCAAAGACAAAGACTTCGCAGGTATGGTTGCTGACCTGGAGAAAGCTTCAGAAGGCGATATCGTTCTTCTTCACGGCTGCTGTCACAACCCAACAGGTATCGACCCAACAACTGAAGAGTGGGAAGTACTGGCTAAGCTAGTTGCTGAGAAGAAACTGCTTCCTCTTTTCGATTTTGCTTACCAAGGTTTTGCAAGAGGCGTTGAAGAAGATGCGGCTGGCCTGCGTATTTTTGCTCAATACAACAAAGAGATCCTTGTTGCTAGCTCATTCTCTAAGAACTTCGGCTTGTACAACGAGCGTGTGGGTGCATTCACTCTAGTTGCTGAATCTGCAGACGTAGCAACGACAGCATTCTCTCAAGTTAAGAGCATCATCCGCTCTATCTACTCTAACCCACCAGCCCACGGCAGTGCTGTAGTGACTCACATCCTTGGCGATGCAGATCTACGTGCTGAATGGGAAGCAGAAGTAGCAGAAATGCGTGACCGTATCCAAGAAATGCGTGAGCTATTCGTAACAACACTGAAATCTGAAGGTGTTGATGCGGATTTCACATTCATCGAACGTCAAAACGGTATGTTCTCTTTCTCTGGCCTAAGCAAAGAGCAAGTAACTCGCCTAAAAGACGAATTCGCTATTTACATTGTTGGTTCTGGCCGTATCAGTGTTGCTGGTATGACTAAGTCAAACATGGCGCCTCTATGTAAAGGTATCGCTGCGGTTCTTTAA
- a CDS encoding DUF294 nucleotidyltransferase-like domain-containing protein: protein MDAELLEIQNFLAQYPPFTDLPEEMLAKVTSSVEISYYRQDTPIIHFGDQIHDLYIVRSGEVEVYRRKGELYNRLDEGHLFGQMGLLTNNKVRFPVKAIEDTLLYCVPEAIFQELYDNYDSFADFVEVEDNARLRQANSNNNDANDLSTSKVKTLLTGEAPMIEKTCTIQQAATMMAEDNVSSLLIIDPDIVEDDEDDSTPVIGIITDRDLCTRVLAEGLEPSNEVSSVMTPEVISLDHNAYVYEAMMTMLRYNVHHLPVLKDKKPIGIIEATDIVRYESQNSLLLVSSIFQQQSIEDLKVLSEQVKDSFVRLVNEDANAHMVGTAMSVIGRSFKQRIIELGEEQLGTAPIPYCFLALGSMGRDEQLLVTDQDNAIILDDTYDEQKHGKYFEELSTFICDGLDQCGYVYCTGDIMATNPTWRMTRREWEECFADWIDDPNPKALLNASIFFDLDGVYGRLKWAEQLNSFIVRRARKNNRFLACLARNALNRTPPLGFFKDFVMEKDGRHNNSINLKRRGTAPLADLIRVHSLAVASRSKNSFERLDDIIDAGILPKGRAQDLKDAMEFISLVRIRHQAHDVDNNIEPDNNIEPENLSDFERRNLKDAFQILSNAQNFLKFRYQASNKFK, encoded by the coding sequence ATGGATGCTGAGTTATTAGAGATTCAAAACTTTCTGGCACAATACCCTCCTTTCACCGATCTCCCTGAAGAGATGTTGGCGAAAGTCACCAGTAGTGTGGAAATTTCTTATTATCGCCAAGACACACCTATCATTCACTTTGGTGACCAAATTCACGACCTTTACATCGTGCGAAGCGGTGAGGTTGAGGTGTATCGTCGTAAGGGCGAGCTCTATAATCGCCTTGATGAAGGTCACCTATTCGGCCAAATGGGTCTACTGACTAACAACAAAGTTCGCTTCCCTGTTAAAGCAATAGAAGACACTCTGCTCTACTGTGTCCCAGAGGCAATTTTTCAAGAACTTTATGACAACTATGACTCTTTTGCTGATTTTGTCGAAGTGGAAGACAATGCGCGATTACGCCAAGCAAACTCCAATAATAACGATGCCAACGATCTATCGACATCAAAGGTAAAAACGCTGCTCACCGGCGAAGCGCCAATGATAGAGAAAACGTGTACCATCCAACAAGCCGCCACCATGATGGCAGAAGACAACGTCTCTTCTTTACTGATCATCGATCCAGATATTGTTGAGGATGATGAGGACGATTCAACCCCTGTGATCGGTATTATCACCGACCGTGACTTGTGTACACGTGTACTTGCAGAGGGCCTAGAGCCATCAAATGAAGTTTCAAGTGTCATGACGCCGGAAGTTATCTCACTCGACCATAATGCTTACGTATACGAAGCCATGATGACCATGCTTCGCTATAACGTACACCACCTGCCCGTGCTAAAGGATAAGAAGCCGATAGGCATTATCGAAGCGACGGATATCGTACGGTATGAATCTCAAAATTCTCTGCTACTGGTAAGCAGTATCTTCCAGCAACAAAGTATCGAAGACCTTAAAGTGCTCTCGGAGCAGGTGAAAGATAGCTTTGTACGCTTGGTTAACGAAGATGCCAATGCTCACATGGTCGGCACCGCGATGTCAGTAATTGGCCGTAGCTTCAAACAACGTATTATTGAATTAGGGGAAGAGCAATTGGGTACGGCGCCCATTCCTTATTGCTTCCTAGCTCTCGGCTCTATGGGGCGTGATGAACAGCTGCTTGTGACCGACCAAGACAACGCCATCATTCTTGACGATACCTACGATGAGCAAAAGCACGGTAAGTACTTTGAAGAACTATCAACCTTCATTTGTGATGGTTTAGACCAATGTGGCTATGTTTACTGTACCGGAGACATCATGGCAACCAACCCAACTTGGCGTATGACGCGCAGAGAATGGGAAGAGTGCTTTGCGGACTGGATTGATGATCCAAATCCGAAAGCCTTGCTGAATGCTTCTATCTTCTTCGACTTAGATGGTGTCTATGGCCGTTTGAAATGGGCTGAACAGTTGAACAGTTTCATCGTAAGACGCGCACGCAAGAACAACCGCTTCCTAGCGTGTCTTGCTCGTAACGCACTCAACCGAACACCACCTCTGGGCTTCTTCAAAGATTTCGTTATGGAGAAAGATGGCCGCCATAACAACTCAATCAACCTTAAGCGTCGTGGTACTGCACCGTTGGCGGATCTGATTCGTGTTCACTCTTTGGCGGTGGCCTCTCGTTCGAAGAACTCATTTGAACGATTGGATGACATTATCGACGCAGGTATTTTGCCAAAAGGCAGAGCACAAGACCTGAAAGACGCTATGGAGTTCATCTCTTTGGTTCGTATTCGTCACCAAGCGCACGACGTTGATAACAACATTGAGCCTGATAACAACATTGAACCAGAGAATCTATCGGACTTCGAACGACGTAACCTAAAGGACGCATTCCAAATCTTAAGTAATGCGCAAAACTTCCTTAAGTTCCGTTACCAAGCTAGCAATAAGTTTAAGTAG